A genome region from Nocardia sp. NBC_01730 includes the following:
- a CDS encoding MCE family protein — protein MAGNWSSDPVGAVKHSSRGAKVGIALVVVVAVLLAGVLWWLFDRLTTTKIAAYFDRSVGIYEGSDVRILGVPVGSVDSVEPQGDQVKIVMSVDRKFDVPADARAAQITPSIVSDRYIQLTPVYTGGPKMDRNATIPRDRTVTPVEVDQLYKSITELSDALGPNGANAEGAVNELVRTGAANLAGNGEALANSLTQLSRAARYLSDARGDIFDTVKNLQSFVTMLAQNDQQVRQFNVQLADLSTFLAGERENLGAALHLLSIALGDVARFIDDNRDLVAENAEGLTTLTKTLADQRDDLAALLPVLPLALSNLINVHNAESGTLDMRADFTDLQDPFGVMCKMLDLSKLMPGDPKFEALGRQMRPILDHCKAITDQITAGVKTPTLILPFGILSGENQQRAPVPGTVPGTPSDQLPPSQGGVR, from the coding sequence ATGGCGGGCAACTGGAGCAGCGATCCGGTCGGCGCGGTCAAGCATTCCAGCCGCGGCGCCAAGGTGGGCATCGCACTGGTAGTGGTCGTGGCGGTGCTGCTGGCCGGGGTGCTGTGGTGGCTGTTCGACCGGCTCACCACCACCAAGATCGCCGCCTACTTCGATCGTTCGGTCGGCATCTACGAGGGCTCGGACGTGCGCATCCTCGGTGTGCCCGTGGGTTCGGTGGATTCGGTGGAGCCGCAGGGCGATCAGGTCAAGATCGTCATGAGCGTGGACCGCAAATTCGACGTGCCCGCGGACGCGCGGGCCGCGCAGATCACGCCCTCGATCGTGTCGGATCGCTACATCCAGCTGACCCCGGTCTACACCGGGGGCCCGAAGATGGACCGCAACGCGACCATCCCGCGCGACCGCACGGTCACGCCGGTCGAGGTCGACCAGCTGTACAAGAGCATCACCGAGCTGTCGGATGCGTTGGGCCCCAACGGGGCCAACGCCGAGGGCGCGGTGAACGAACTGGTGCGCACCGGCGCGGCGAACCTCGCAGGCAACGGCGAAGCGCTGGCCAACAGCCTCACCCAGCTGTCCCGGGCGGCGCGCTACCTTTCCGACGCGCGCGGGGACATATTCGACACGGTCAAAAACCTGCAGTCCTTCGTCACCATGCTGGCCCAGAACGACCAGCAGGTGCGGCAGTTCAACGTCCAGCTCGCCGACCTGTCGACCTTCCTGGCCGGCGAACGCGAAAACCTCGGCGCCGCACTGCACCTGCTGTCGATCGCGCTCGGCGACGTGGCCAGGTTCATCGACGACAACCGGGATCTGGTGGCCGAGAACGCCGAAGGACTGACCACGCTGACCAAGACGCTGGCCGATCAGCGCGACGACCTGGCCGCCTTGCTGCCGGTGCTGCCGCTGGCGCTGAGCAACCTGATCAACGTGCACAACGCGGAATCGGGCACCCTCGACATGCGCGCCGACTTCACCGATCTGCAGGACCCGTTCGGTGTGATGTGCAAGATGCTGGACCTGTCCAAGTTGATGCCGGGAGATCCGAAGTTCGAGGCGCTCGGCAGGCAGATGCGGCCGATCCTGGACCACTGCAAGGCGATCACCGACCAGATCACCGCCGGGGTGAAGACCCCGACGCTGATCCTGCCGTTCGGCATCCTCAGCGGCGAGAACCAGCAGCGTGCCCCGGTGCCTGGCACGGTGCCCGGCACGCCGTCGGATCAGCTTCCGCCGTCGCAGGGAGGCGTCCGATGA
- a CDS encoding MCE family protein, producing the protein MDDRILLGKRSPAFMGVLGLAIVLLVTVSAFFFDRLPIIGAGTKYTAEFSEAAGIKKGNEVRIAGVKVGSVADVRLAGDRVLVDFRTKDAWIGNETTASIQIKTLLGQKYLALDPRGSAPADPSKRIPLSRTVSPYDVVDAFTDAARNIDQIDTAQLATSMRVLSDAFDTTPPEIRGSIDGVARLSETLAKRDQELKKLFAATRQTTQVLADRNAEFERLLASGGQLLAELNIRQQSIAQLLSGARVVSAELSALVHDNEAQIGPALKNLRASIDLLNDNQQNISKTLELAAPFYGLYANVLGTGRWFDAVIVNLVPPALPEIPGDRPPVRALGGN; encoded by the coding sequence ATGGACGATCGGATCCTGCTCGGCAAGCGCAGCCCCGCGTTCATGGGTGTGCTCGGGCTCGCCATCGTGCTGCTGGTAACGGTGTCGGCGTTCTTCTTCGACCGGCTGCCGATTATCGGCGCGGGCACCAAGTACACCGCCGAGTTCAGCGAGGCGGCAGGCATCAAGAAGGGCAACGAGGTCCGCATCGCGGGCGTCAAGGTCGGCTCGGTCGCCGATGTCCGGCTCGCCGGTGACCGGGTACTCGTGGACTTCCGCACCAAGGACGCCTGGATCGGTAATGAGACCACCGCGTCCATCCAGATCAAGACCCTGCTGGGGCAGAAGTACCTGGCGCTGGATCCGAGGGGCTCCGCGCCCGCCGATCCGAGCAAGCGGATTCCTTTGTCGCGCACGGTATCTCCGTATGACGTGGTGGACGCGTTTACCGACGCGGCGAGGAACATCGACCAGATCGACACCGCGCAGCTGGCCACCAGCATGCGGGTGCTGTCCGACGCGTTCGACACCACGCCGCCGGAGATCCGCGGCTCCATCGACGGCGTCGCCCGGTTGTCGGAGACGCTGGCCAAGCGCGACCAGGAGCTGAAGAAGCTGTTCGCCGCGACCAGACAGACCACCCAGGTGCTCGCCGACCGCAATGCCGAGTTCGAGCGGCTGCTCGCCTCGGGCGGTCAACTGCTCGCCGAGCTCAATATCCGGCAGCAGTCCATCGCGCAGCTGCTGTCCGGCGCCAGGGTCGTCTCGGCGGAGCTGAGCGCGCTGGTGCACGACAACGAAGCGCAGATCGGTCCCGCACTGAAGAACTTGCGCGCCTCGATCGACTTGCTCAACGACAACCAGCAGAACATTTCCAAGACCCTGGAGCTCGCAGCGCCCTTCTACGGTCTCTACGCCAACGTGCTCGGCACCGGCCGCTGGTTCGACGCGGTGATCGTCAACCTGGTGCCGCCGGCGCTGCCCGAGATCCCCGGCGACCGTCCGCCGGTCCGCGCCCTGGGAGGTAACTGA
- a CDS encoding MCE family protein translates to MKQKLRGLGGPLTKLIVFIVVTLFATTMLGLSIANYSSGGTGFKARFTDVTSLNPGDEVRIAGVRVGKVTDVSIVDKRLAEVKFDLTDRSWLPATTTATIKYRNLVGQRYIALEQGTGEPGRKLNKGGTIPVERTRPALNLTTLFNGFRPLFRTLTADDVNKLSFEIIQVFQGEQGTIHDLVATTANLTNKIADKDAVIGELTRNLTAVLDTVNKRDDQFDQLIVNTEALISGLAAERDTIGRSVTSLADLTSATADLLVPVRPTLQGSIAGLSQLTGTLDDRSDDVNDTLRNLPLKMEKLGRAASYGSWFQFYLCGIDIVVGPGAVDAPQLNLPAGLPTINQPLYTNAAPRCHGKAR, encoded by the coding sequence ATGAAGCAGAAGCTGCGCGGCCTGGGTGGGCCGCTGACCAAGCTGATCGTCTTCATCGTCGTGACCCTGTTCGCGACCACGATGCTCGGTTTGTCCATCGCCAACTACAGCAGCGGCGGAACGGGTTTCAAAGCCCGGTTCACCGATGTCACCTCGCTCAATCCCGGTGACGAGGTGCGCATCGCCGGCGTGCGGGTCGGCAAGGTCACCGACGTCTCGATCGTGGACAAGCGCTTGGCCGAGGTGAAGTTCGATCTCACCGACCGGAGTTGGCTGCCCGCCACGACCACGGCCACCATCAAGTACCGCAACCTGGTCGGCCAGCGCTACATCGCGCTGGAGCAGGGCACCGGCGAGCCGGGCCGCAAGCTGAACAAAGGCGGGACCATCCCGGTGGAGCGCACCAGGCCTGCGCTGAACCTCACCACGCTGTTCAACGGCTTCCGCCCGCTGTTCCGCACGCTGACCGCCGACGACGTGAACAAGCTGTCCTTCGAGATCATCCAGGTCTTCCAGGGCGAGCAGGGCACGATCCACGACCTCGTCGCGACCACCGCGAACCTGACCAACAAGATCGCGGACAAGGATGCGGTGATCGGTGAGTTGACCCGCAATCTGACCGCCGTCCTGGACACCGTCAACAAGCGCGACGACCAGTTCGACCAGCTGATCGTGAACACCGAGGCGCTGATCAGCGGCCTCGCCGCGGAACGCGACACGATCGGACGCTCGGTGACTTCACTCGCCGACCTGACCTCGGCCACCGCCGACCTGCTCGTGCCGGTCCGTCCGACGCTGCAGGGGTCGATCGCCGGCCTGAGCCAGCTGACCGGCACCCTCGACGACCGCAGCGACGACGTGAACGACACGCTGCGGAATCTGCCGCTCAAGATGGAGAAGCTGGGCCGCGCCGCCAGCTACGGCTCTTGGTTCCAGTTCTATCTGTGCGGCATCGACATCGTCGTCGGTCCGGGCGCGGTCGACGCGCCTCAGCTCAACCTGCCCGCCGGGCTGCCGACGATCAATCAGCCGCTGTACACCAACGCCGCGCCACGCTGCCATGGGAAGGCTCGCTGA
- a CDS encoding MCE family protein produces the protein MSRGVQAWRSTETLRVRVLGITFFLVVGLFLWTTIAVYNKQFVKTVDVDLVTDSVGNALTRNADVKVRGISVGEVRSSRSDGGKVTLNLAIEPDKAQQIPANATARLLPKTLFGERYVDLIIPEDRSAQHLTNGVTLHQDVSGNAIELSKLLDDLLPLLQAIPPQDLAATLGALSQALAGRGFALGESVDKLDNIFRQVNGVLPDLQEDLRSFAQVAAAYSDAAPQLIEALDNLRTTNATIVQRRTDIDALYATLTPTSSSTADFLIANRDNIIDLAADSRPALELLAYYSPNYACSLANFAKMKPRIDQILGKGTDRPGSRVSIELTNTRGKYLPNQDEPRWLDPRGPWCIPELPAGVDPGQYTGGPSNDGSYAVPSRNPGDQESGKLEPPQFGVYPGSKVPTTAGSPMEQQSLGAIYGAANGVAPDQVPGWVTRAGAPAFRGSEVSIR, from the coding sequence ATGAGCCGGGGGGTGCAGGCCTGGCGCTCGACCGAGACACTGCGTGTTCGTGTGCTGGGCATCACGTTCTTCCTCGTGGTCGGCCTGTTCCTGTGGACGACCATCGCGGTGTACAACAAGCAATTCGTCAAGACCGTCGACGTCGACCTGGTGACCGACAGCGTCGGCAACGCGCTGACCCGCAACGCGGACGTCAAGGTGCGCGGCATCAGCGTCGGAGAGGTGCGCTCCAGCCGCTCCGACGGCGGGAAGGTGACGCTGAACCTGGCCATCGAACCGGACAAGGCGCAACAGATTCCGGCCAACGCGACCGCGCGCTTGCTGCCCAAGACGCTGTTCGGCGAGCGCTATGTGGACCTGATCATTCCGGAGGACCGAAGCGCACAGCACCTGACGAATGGTGTGACACTGCACCAGGACGTCAGTGGCAACGCCATCGAGCTGAGCAAGCTGCTCGACGATCTGCTCCCGCTGCTGCAAGCCATTCCGCCGCAGGACCTCGCCGCCACCCTGGGTGCGCTGTCCCAGGCCCTGGCCGGTCGAGGTTTCGCGCTCGGCGAGAGCGTGGACAAGCTGGACAACATCTTCCGCCAGGTCAACGGCGTGCTGCCGGATCTGCAGGAGGACCTGCGCAGCTTCGCCCAGGTGGCCGCCGCCTACTCCGACGCGGCGCCGCAGCTGATCGAGGCGCTGGACAACCTGAGAACCACCAACGCGACGATCGTGCAGCGACGTACCGACATCGACGCGCTCTACGCAACGTTGACGCCGACTTCGTCGAGCACCGCCGACTTCCTGATCGCCAACCGCGACAACATTATCGACCTGGCCGCCGACTCCCGGCCCGCGCTGGAACTGTTGGCCTACTACTCGCCGAACTATGCCTGCTCGCTGGCGAACTTCGCGAAGATGAAGCCGCGCATCGACCAGATCTTGGGCAAGGGCACCGACCGGCCCGGCTCCCGGGTGAGCATCGAGCTGACCAATACCCGCGGCAAATACCTGCCAAACCAGGACGAGCCGCGCTGGCTGGACCCCCGCGGTCCGTGGTGCATCCCCGAGTTGCCCGCTGGCGTCGACCCCGGCCAGTACACGGGAGGACCGAGCAACGACGGCTCCTACGCGGTACCCAGCCGTAACCCGGGTGACCAGGAGAGCGGCAAGCTGGAGCCGCCGCAGTTCGGCGTCTACCCAGGGAGCAAGGTGCCGACGACAGCCGGTTCGCCGATGGAGCAGCAGTCCCTCGGCGCGATCTACGGTGCGGCCAACGGGGTCGCGCCGGATCAGGTGCCGGGCTGGGTGACCAGGGCAGGTGCGCCCGCGTTCCGCGGAAGCGAGGTGAGTATTCGATGA
- a CDS encoding ABC transporter permease yields the protein MSFYSRAIAWIPRTAVHYRKEVMRLLAEVTFGTGALAVIGGTIGVIVFMSGSVGVVVGLQGFKALDALGSSALTGFLTAYINTREIAPLVAALALSATVGCGFTAQLGAMRISEEIDALEVMAVPGVPFLVTTRVIAGFVAVIPLYVVGLLGTFLASRMVSIWFNGQSSGSYDHYFSLFLPPEDVLYSFLKVLVFAFVIILVHCYYGFHATGGPAGVGVAVGRAVRAAIVLVNVLDFFLSLAIWGTTTTVRVAG from the coding sequence ATGTCGTTCTATTCACGCGCCATCGCCTGGATCCCGCGCACCGCCGTGCACTACCGCAAGGAGGTCATGCGGCTGCTCGCCGAGGTCACCTTCGGTACCGGCGCGCTCGCGGTGATCGGCGGCACCATCGGCGTCATCGTGTTCATGTCCGGCTCGGTCGGCGTCGTGGTCGGCCTGCAAGGCTTCAAGGCCCTCGACGCCCTCGGCAGCTCGGCGCTCACCGGCTTTCTCACCGCCTACATCAACACCCGTGAGATCGCGCCGCTGGTCGCCGCGCTCGCACTCTCGGCGACGGTCGGATGTGGTTTCACCGCCCAGTTGGGTGCCATGCGCATCTCCGAGGAGATCGATGCACTCGAGGTGATGGCGGTGCCCGGCGTGCCGTTCCTGGTCACCACCCGCGTGATCGCCGGATTCGTTGCGGTGATCCCGCTGTACGTCGTCGGCCTGCTCGGCACGTTCCTGGCGTCTCGAATGGTCAGCATCTGGTTCAACGGCCAATCCAGCGGGTCCTATGACCACTACTTCAGCCTGTTCCTGCCACCGGAGGACGTGCTCTATTCGTTCCTCAAGGTGCTGGTCTTCGCCTTCGTGATCATCTTGGTGCACTGCTACTACGGCTTCCACGCCACCGGCGGCCCCGCAGGCGTCGGCGTCGCGGTGGGCCGCGCGGTCCGCGCCGCGATCGTGCTGGTGAACGTGCTCGACTTCTTCCTCAGCCTCGCGATCTGGGGTACTACGACCACGGTGCGAGTGGCCGGATGA
- a CDS encoding MlaE family ABC transporter permease: MTSSLARLRTPLESGFAQAGNIFALFIDVLRKTFRRPFEWREFIEQSWFIASVSILPSALVAIPFGAVVALQTGSLIKQLGAESFTGATSVLATVQQAAPVVTALIIAGAAGSAVAADLGSRTIREEIDALEVLGVDPVRKLVVPRVIGMVLVALLLNGLVSVVGIAGGYFFNVLLQGGTPGAYLASFSALAQLPDLWIGEVKAAVFGLLAGVIAAYKGLHPKGGPKGVGDAVNQSVVITFMVLFFVNLVLTLVYLQVVPAKGA, translated from the coding sequence GTGACTTCCTCCCTGGCGCGATTGCGGACTCCACTGGAGTCGGGGTTTGCCCAGGCTGGCAATATTTTCGCGCTGTTCATCGACGTCCTGCGCAAGACGTTCCGCCGCCCGTTCGAATGGCGGGAGTTCATCGAGCAGTCGTGGTTCATCGCGAGTGTCTCGATCCTGCCCAGCGCACTGGTCGCGATCCCGTTCGGCGCGGTCGTCGCACTGCAGACCGGCTCGCTGATCAAGCAGTTGGGTGCGGAGTCCTTCACCGGTGCGACCAGTGTGCTTGCCACCGTCCAGCAGGCGGCCCCGGTCGTCACGGCGCTGATCATCGCGGGCGCGGCCGGGTCTGCGGTGGCCGCCGACCTCGGCTCGCGCACCATCCGCGAGGAGATCGACGCGCTGGAGGTGCTCGGTGTCGACCCGGTGCGAAAGCTGGTCGTACCGCGTGTGATCGGCATGGTGCTGGTGGCACTGCTGCTCAACGGCCTGGTGTCGGTAGTCGGTATCGCGGGCGGGTACTTCTTCAACGTGCTGCTGCAGGGCGGAACGCCGGGTGCCTACCTGGCCTCGTTCTCGGCGCTCGCTCAGCTACCGGACCTGTGGATCGGTGAGGTCAAGGCAGCGGTCTTCGGCCTGCTCGCCGGCGTGATCGCCGCATACAAGGGGTTGCATCCCAAAGGGGGTCCGAAAGGAGTCGGTGACGCGGTGAACCAATCCGTGGTGATCACATTCATGGTGCTGTTCTTCGTGAATCTCGTCCTGACCCTGGTGTATCTGCAAGTCGTCCCGGCAAAGGGTGCCTGA
- a CDS encoding ABC transporter ATP-binding protein, with amino-acid sequence MGVEVRTESVTKSFGSQRIWQDVSLTLPSGEVSALLGPSGTGKSVFLKSLIGLLRPERGSIYINGTDITTCSNKELYEIRKLFGVLFQDGALFGSMNLFDNVAFPLREHTKKREDEIRKIVMEKLELTGLLGAEGKLPGEISGGMRKRAGLARALVLDPQIILVDEPDSGLDPVRTSYLSQLLIDINAQIDATILIVTHNINLARTVPDNIGMLFRRQLVMFGPREVLLTSEEPVVKQFLNGRMIGPIGMSEEKDEAQMAREQALVDAGHHHGGAEEVEGIIPQMRATPGMPVRQGVLRRKERVREIMHTLPHAAQVAIRESLAENDDTQVMAYNSGDLHNRATQHN; translated from the coding sequence GTGGGCGTCGAGGTCAGGACCGAAAGTGTTACCAAATCCTTTGGTTCCCAGCGCATTTGGCAGGACGTTTCGCTGACGTTGCCATCCGGCGAGGTCAGCGCTCTGCTGGGCCCGTCCGGTACCGGTAAGTCGGTGTTCCTGAAGTCGCTCATCGGTCTGCTTCGTCCGGAGCGCGGTTCGATCTACATCAACGGCACAGACATCACGACCTGCTCCAACAAGGAGCTCTACGAGATCCGCAAGCTGTTCGGTGTGCTGTTCCAGGATGGTGCGCTGTTCGGGTCGATGAATCTGTTCGACAACGTGGCCTTCCCGCTTCGTGAGCACACGAAGAAGAGGGAGGACGAGATCCGCAAGATCGTGATGGAGAAGCTGGAGCTCACCGGTCTGCTCGGCGCCGAGGGCAAGCTGCCCGGCGAGATCTCCGGCGGTATGCGCAAGCGCGCTGGTCTGGCCCGCGCTCTGGTACTGGATCCGCAGATAATCCTGGTCGACGAGCCGGACTCGGGTCTGGACCCGGTCCGCACCTCGTACTTGAGTCAGCTGCTGATCGATATCAACGCACAGATCGACGCCACGATCCTGATCGTCACGCACAACATCAACCTGGCCCGCACCGTGCCGGACAACATCGGCATGCTCTTCCGACGCCAGCTGGTCATGTTCGGACCACGCGAGGTGCTGCTCACATCGGAGGAGCCGGTGGTCAAGCAGTTCCTCAACGGCCGCATGATCGGTCCGATCGGTATGTCGGAGGAGAAGGACGAGGCGCAGATGGCGCGCGAGCAGGCGCTCGTGGACGCCGGTCATCACCATGGTGGCGCCGAGGAAGTCGAGGGGATCATCCCGCAGATGCGCGCGACACCCGGTATGCCGGTGCGGCAGGGGGTGTTGCGGCGTAAGGAGCGCGTCCGCGAGATCATGCACACGCTCCCGCACGCAGCCCAGGTCGCGATCCGCGAGTCACTTGCGGAGAACGACGATACGCAGGTGATGGCGTACAACAGCGGCGACCTACACAACCGTGCGACACAACACAACTAA
- the rplL gene encoding 50S ribosomal protein L7/L12, which translates to MANVDELLETFGNMTLLELSDFVKKFEEKFEVTAAAPVAVAAVGAAAPAEAVEEQDEFDVVLEGAGDKKIQVIKVVREIVSGLGLKEAKDLVESAPKSILEKVAKDAAEAAKAKLEEAGAKVSVK; encoded by the coding sequence ATGGCCAACGTTGACGAACTGCTCGAGACCTTCGGCAACATGACCCTGCTCGAGCTGTCGGACTTCGTGAAGAAGTTCGAGGAGAAGTTCGAGGTCACCGCGGCTGCTCCGGTCGCCGTCGCCGCCGTCGGTGCCGCCGCTCCGGCCGAGGCCGTCGAGGAGCAGGACGAGTTCGACGTCGTCCTCGAGGGTGCCGGCGACAAGAAGATCCAGGTCATCAAGGTGGTCCGCGAGATCGTCTCCGGCCTGGGTCTGAAGGAAGCCAAGGACCTGGTCGAGAGCGCCCCGAAGTCGATCCTGGAGAAGGTCGCCAAGGATGCCGCCGAGGCTGCCAAGGCGAAGCTGGAAGAGGCCGGCGCCAAGGTCTCGGTCAAGTAA
- the rplJ gene encoding 50S ribosomal protein L10, translating to MAKPEKVTAVEEIAEQFKSSTATVVTEYRGLSVGKLTELRRALGAEATYSVAKNTLVKRAAAEAGVEGLDDLFVGPTAITFITGEPVNAAKALKTFAKDNKALVIKGGYMDGAPLSVSEVERIADLETREVLLAKLAGALKGNLAKAAGLFNAPASQVARLAAALQEKKQAEGEAAE from the coding sequence ATGGCAAAACCCGAGAAGGTCACCGCGGTCGAGGAGATCGCGGAGCAGTTCAAGAGCTCGACGGCCACCGTCGTCACGGAATACCGTGGCCTGTCGGTCGGCAAGCTCACCGAGCTGCGGCGCGCGCTCGGCGCCGAAGCCACGTACTCCGTCGCCAAGAACACCCTGGTCAAGCGCGCCGCCGCCGAGGCGGGCGTGGAAGGCCTCGACGATTTGTTCGTCGGACCGACCGCGATCACCTTCATCACGGGTGAGCCGGTCAACGCGGCCAAGGCCCTGAAGACCTTCGCGAAGGACAACAAGGCGCTGGTCATCAAGGGCGGCTACATGGACGGCGCTCCGCTGTCCGTGTCCGAGGTCGAGCGCATCGCCGATCTGGAAACCCGCGAGGTGTTGCTGGCCAAGTTGGCCGGCGCGCTGAAGGGCAACCTCGCGAAGGCTGCCGGTCTGTTCAACGCTCCCGCCTCGCAGGTGGCCCGCTTGGCCGCCGCGCTGCAGGAGAAGAAGCAGGCCGAAGGCGAAGCTGCCGAGTAA